The segment CGTATTCATTGGCATCGGCTTCGCCGTGCCGATCCAGGCGGCCGGCGGCGCTATCGGTTCACCGCCGTATTAGATTATCCACCCTGACCCCCATCACGGAGACCTTCATGACCATCGAGAAGAAAGACGAGCGTCCGGCGGGCGCCGCGTCCATGGAGCAGGTGCTGTTCGAAGTCAAGAAAGTGATCGTCGGGCAGGACCACCTGCTCGAGCGGTTGCTGGTGGCGCTGCTGGCGCGCGGGCACATCCTCGTCGAGGGCGTGCCGGGCCTGGCGAAGACGATGGCGATCAAGTCGCTATCGCAGTCGATCGGCGGCAAGTTCCAGCGTATTCAGTTTACGCCGGACCTGGTGCCGGCCGACCTGGTCGGCACGCGCATCTACAACCAGCGCACCGGCGAGTTCAACACCGCGCTCGGCCCGGTATTCACTAACCTGCTGCTGGCGGACGAAATCAACCGCGCACCGGCCAAGGTGCAGAGCGCCCTGCTGGAGGCGATGCAGGAGCGTCAGGTGACGATCGGCCGCGACACGTTCAAGCTGCCGGCGCCGTTCCTGGTGCTGGCGACCCAGAACCCGATCGAGACCGAGGGCACCTACCCGCTGCCCGAGGCGCAGGTCGACCGCTTCATGATGAAGGTGGTAGTCGACTATCCGTCGGCCACCGAGGAGTTCGTGATCGTGCAGCGCATGACCGGCACGCTGGAAGACGTCAACATGGTCATGCACGCCGAGGACCTGATTCTGCTGCAGCAGCAGGTTGACAAGGTGTACGCCGACCCGATGCTAATGGAGTTCGCGGTGCGTCTCGTCTCCGCGACGCGCCAGCCGGGGCAATACGGACTGCCGGACCTGCAGCGCTACATCACCTACGGCGCCAGTCCGCGCGCGTCGATCAATCTGATACTGACGGCGCGCGCACTCGCTTACGTGCGCGGCCGCGGCTATGTGCTGCCGCAGGACATCCTCGACATGGCGTACGACGTGATGCGGCACCGTATGGTGCTGTCGTACGAGGCGCTGTCCGACGGAGTGAACGCCGACGCCCTGATCAAGAAGATCATGACGCGCATTCCGATTCCCGTGGTGCCGCTCGATAATGTCCCAGCCAGCGCCTGAGCGCCTGCTGCAGCGTCTTGACTGGCACGTCGTCCGCCGGCTGGACGGCCTGCTGCAGGGCAACTACCGCACACTGTTCTACGGCTTCGGGCTCGACCTGGCCGAGGTGCGCGAGTACCAGGCCGAGGACGATATCCGGTACATCGACTGGAACGTCACGGCGCGCATGGATCATCCCTATGTGCGCCAGTACCACGAAGACCGTGAGATCACGGCGTGGTTCCTGCTCGACCTGAGCCCGTCGGTCGATTTCGGCACGGTCAATCTGCTGAAGCGCGACCTGCTGATCAACTTCATGACGGTCATGGCGCGGCTGTTGACGCGCCACGGCAACCGCGTCGGCGCGATCTGCTTCGGTGGGCAGGGCCAGTTGGTGATCCCGGCGCACAGCGGCAAAGTGCAAGTCCTGCGCATGCTGAACGACGTGCTGAAGTATCCGAAGGCGCAGCGCACGCCGCTGACCGACCTGTCGGCACTGGTCGAGTCGGCCGGGCGCACCATCCAGCGCCGCTCACTGATCTTCGTCATCTCGGACTTCATCAGCGCGCCGGGCTGGGAGGCGTCGCTGAAGGCGCTGACGGCGCGCCACGAGGTGCTGGCAGTACGCGTGTGGGATCCGCGCGAGGTGGAACTGCCTGACATCGGGCCGATTATAGTCGAGGACGCTGAAACCGGCGAGCAGCTGCATATCAACACATCGGACAAGAAGTTCCGCAAGCGCTTCGCCGAGTCGGCGCGCAAGCGGGAGTACGAACTGAACGCGACGTTGCGCCGCTTGAGCGTGGACACGCTGCCGCTGTCCACTGAGGATGACATGGTGCGGGCCATCCTGGGGTTCGCGGCGATGCGCAAGCAGCGGCGTTGGGGGGCCAAGTAGGGCGGGGGGGAGAGCGTATGTCGTTTTTGTGGCCGGGTATGTTGTGGTTCCTGCTGGTGTTGCCGGTGCTGGTCGCGCTGTACGTCTGGTCGCAGCGGCGGCGCAGCGCGTATGCGATCCGGTACGCCAGCTTGTCGCTGGTGAAAGATGCGCTGGGCAAGGGGCCGGGCATCAAACGGCATATTCCGCCGGCGCTGTTCCTGTTGGCGGTGGCCGCGATGATCGTCGGCCTGGCACGGCCGGAGTCGACGATTATTGTGCCGCGCCAGGAGGGCACGGTCATCCTGGTGATCGATGTGTCGGGCAGTATGCAGGCCGAGGATATGCAGCCGACGCGCATGGAGGCGGCGAAGGAGGCGGCAACGCGCTTTGTGGAGCGCCAGCCGCAGGGCGTGCGCATCGGCGTGGTGTCGTTCACGGACAACGCGGCAATCGTGCAGTCGCCAACGGTGGACAAGGAGCCGGTGCTGTCGGCTATCAACCGCTTGCAGCCACAGCGCGGAACGGCGGTCGGTCGCGGGCTGGCTTCGGCGCTCGACGCGATCTTCCAGACCAATATGGCGCAGGCGATCGAGGCGCCGCAGGGCGGGCGCGGCGGGCCCGGCGCGCCTGTGACGCCGGCGCCTGCGTTGCCGAAGCTGCCGCCGGGCGAGTACGCGCCTGCCATTGTGGTGCTGCTGACGGACGGCGAGAGCAACGTCGGCCCCGATCCGGTTGAGGTTGCGCGGCTGGCCGCTGACCGGCGCGTGCGTGTGTACACGGTCGGCGTCGGCAGCCCGGACGGGGTGCTGCTGCGTATCCAGGGGCGCGCCGTGCGCACGCGGCTGGACGAGTCGACGCTGAAGCAGATGTCGGACCTGACCGATGGAGACTACTACCGCGCTTCGACCGAGACAGACCTGAAGAACATTTACGACCGGCTTGGCACGTCGACGGTTGTGCGCACCGAAAAGACGGAGATCACGTTCTTGTTTACGGCGTCGGCGATTGTTGTTTCTCTCCTCGCCGGAATGCTGTCCCTGCTCTGGTTCAACCGCCTGCCGTAAGGCGCGACAGGATGACAAGATGACAGGGTGACAGGATGACACGGTGGCAAAGTGACAACGTGAACAACAGCGACCGGATGACAGCCGCAAGCGCGTCATCCGGTCGCTGTTTTTCACCCCGCCAACATATCAACTTGTAAACCTATCCTCCCGTCATCATGTCATCTTGTCATCCCGTCACCTTGTCATCCGGTCATGCCCAGCGCGTGCGCGGCGAAGGCCCAGTTGTCCGCGTACTCGCCGATGACGAGCGCGGTCGGTTTGCCGACGCCATGACCGGCCTTGGTATCCACACGGATCAGCACCGGTGCGCTGCAGCCCTGTGCTGCCTGCAGCGCCGCCGCGTACTTGAACGAATGGCCCGGCACCACGCGGTCGTCGTGGTCGGCCGTGGTCACCAGCGTCGGCGGGTGGCAGACGCCCGGCTTCAGGTTGTGCAGCGGCGAGTATGCGTAGATCGCCTTGAACTGCTCCGGGTCGTCGGCGCAGCCGTAGTCGCTGACCCACGCCCACCCGATGGTGAACTTGTGGAAGCGCAGCATGTCCATCACGCCAACGGCGGGCAGCGCCGCGCCGAATAGCTCCGGGCGCTGGTTTAGGCACGCGCCGATCAGCAGGCCGCCGTTCGAGCGGCCGTGGATGGCGAGCTTCGCGGGCGAGGTGATCTTCTGCGCGATCAGGTGCTCGGCGCAGGCGATGAAGTCGTCGAAGACGTGCTGCTTGCCTTCCAGCGTGCCGCCGCGATGCCACTCCTCGCCGTACTCGCCGCCGCCGCGCAGGTTGGCCGAGACGAACACGCCGCCCATCTCCAGCCAGACGAGGCGTGTCACGGCGAACGCCGGCGTGACGGAAATGTCGAAGCCGCCGTAACCGTACAGCAGGGTCGGGTGGCTGCCGTTCGGCGCCAGATCCTTGCGGTGCGTGACGAACATCGGCACGCGCGTGCCGTCGCGGCTGGTGGCGAACAACTGGCGCGTGACATACGCCCCGGCGTCGAACTCGACCGCAGGCGATTCGATCAGCTCGGTGGCCCCGCGCGCGAGGTCGAAG is part of the Chloroflexota bacterium genome and harbors:
- a CDS encoding AAA family ATPase, with the protein product MTIEKKDERPAGAASMEQVLFEVKKVIVGQDHLLERLLVALLARGHILVEGVPGLAKTMAIKSLSQSIGGKFQRIQFTPDLVPADLVGTRIYNQRTGEFNTALGPVFTNLLLADEINRAPAKVQSALLEAMQERQVTIGRDTFKLPAPFLVLATQNPIETEGTYPLPEAQVDRFMMKVVVDYPSATEEFVIVQRMTGTLEDVNMVMHAEDLILLQQQVDKVYADPMLMEFAVRLVSATRQPGQYGLPDLQRYITYGASPRASINLILTARALAYVRGRGYVLPQDILDMAYDVMRHRMVLSYEALSDGVNADALIKKIMTRIPIPVVPLDNVPASA
- a CDS encoding DUF58 domain-containing protein, encoding MSQPAPERLLQRLDWHVVRRLDGLLQGNYRTLFYGFGLDLAEVREYQAEDDIRYIDWNVTARMDHPYVRQYHEDREITAWFLLDLSPSVDFGTVNLLKRDLLINFMTVMARLLTRHGNRVGAICFGGQGQLVIPAHSGKVQVLRMLNDVLKYPKAQRTPLTDLSALVESAGRTIQRRSLIFVISDFISAPGWEASLKALTARHEVLAVRVWDPREVELPDIGPIIVEDAETGEQLHINTSDKKFRKRFAESARKREYELNATLRRLSVDTLPLSTEDDMVRAILGFAAMRKQRRWGAK
- a CDS encoding VWA domain-containing protein, with the translated sequence MSFLWPGMLWFLLVLPVLVALYVWSQRRRSAYAIRYASLSLVKDALGKGPGIKRHIPPALFLLAVAAMIVGLARPESTIIVPRQEGTVILVIDVSGSMQAEDMQPTRMEAAKEAATRFVERQPQGVRIGVVSFTDNAAIVQSPTVDKEPVLSAINRLQPQRGTAVGRGLASALDAIFQTNMAQAIEAPQGGRGGPGAPVTPAPALPKLPPGEYAPAIVVLLTDGESNVGPDPVEVARLAADRRVRVYTVGVGSPDGVLLRIQGRAVRTRLDESTLKQMSDLTDGDYYRASTETDLKNIYDRLGTSTVVRTEKTEITFLFTASAIVVSLLAGMLSLLWFNRLP